The genomic region ACATTAGCATTTATTAGTTATAAAAGTGGAAAAGGTTTAGGAAACTGGATGCAAATAAATATCTTGGTGGCAGAAAAAAAAATCCCAATACATTATATGACAAATATTTACGTGTTTCCTTAACCCAAATTTTTGCTACATTTGGGAAGTCATCAAATCAAAAGTTTTAGCTTCTGGTGAGATTGAAAATTAACTCAAAATTTCACGCTACTTGTTATTCAAACACGATGGGTGCAAGGTTGACCAAGCAACGTTCATATATCAGCAGAACAAACAAGTCCACCCAACATCCAAAATGATTGAGATTTCATTTTGACTACAACAACAGCTGTTTTGGATACATCCTTTTGGGGAAAGTATTGCAATTTTACACAGACAAAAAAATCAATATGAAAGCAGTAATAATTAGCGAATTTGGAGGAACGGAAGTTCTGAAAATTCAAGAAACGGAACTTCCAATTCCTATGGATGATGAAATTTTAGTAAAAGTATTTGCAAGTGGTGTTAATCCTGTTGATGGTGTAATTCGTAATGGTGGAAATGACCTATTAAGGCCTCTTTTGAAGTTGCCGTTGATATTAGGATGTGATGCAGCAGGCATTGTGGAAGAGGTTGGAACTAATGTAACTAGCTTCAAAAAAGGAGATGAAGTATTTGGTTGCCCAAATTTTCCTGGCAACGGAAGCTATGCAGAATTTGTCGCAGCTAGAGCAACTCAATTTGCATTCAAACCTAAAAATATTTCTTTCAATGAGGCCTCTGCCGTTCCCTTAACTGCACTTGTTGCTTGGATGGGACTCTTTGAACTTGGAAAACTACAAGAAGGGCAACGTGTCCTTATTCTTGGTGCTTCGGGCGGAGTTGGTAACTTTGCAGTACAAGGTGCAAAGGCAAAAGGTGCTTATGTTATTGCAACAGCTTCTTCAGGTAACCTTGAATTTTTGAAACAAATCGGCGCTGATGAAGTGCTTGATTACAAAACACAAAATGTTGAAAAAATACTGCAAAAGATAGACCTTGTGTTTGATGCTTCGCCAGTTCGTGATGACAATGAACGCTTGAAAAGCGTAAGCGTTTTAAAAAACGGTGGCATTTATGTAACTGCCAATGTTGATTTTCCTTTCAATGAGAAAGTAAATAAACTATTTGCCAAAAAGAACATTAAAGGTGAAATGGTTGCGGGGCAAAAACACGAACATTTACAAGAGATAGCAAAGTTGATTGAAGACGGAAAAATTAAAATTTTTTTAAGCAAAGTTTATCCGTTAGAACAGGTCGAAGAAGCGCATAAAGAAAGTGAAACCTGGCATGTTCGTGGTAAACTTGTTTTGGAAGTTCAAAAGAAAAAAGAGAATGACAAAAAGAATTAAAACCATAGATGAATTTCATCGGCTACGAAATTTCCCTAAACCTGAACACCCGCTAATTAGTGTAGTAAATTTTAAAAATGCGAAACATTTACACGCTGATAAAGCTAAAAGTTTAGTATTGGATTTTTATATGATTGCCTTAAAAAGGGTTACGAATGGCAAACTAAAGTATGGGCAACACCAATATGATTTTAATGATGGAATTATGTCTTTTTTGTCGCCCAATCAAGTTTTCAGCATTATACTTGACAACAAAGATGAAGAATTAAAACAATCAGGGTGGGTATTATTCGTTCATCCTGATTTTCTTTGGAACACAACACTTGGAAAAAAAATTAGTCAATATGAATTTTTTGATTATTCGGTAAACGAAGCCTTGTTTCTTTCAAAAAAAGAAGAAGCCACGATCAACGGAATCATAGAGAACATACGGCTCGAATATCATTCGAATATCGACAAGTTCAGTAAGGAAATTATTGTTTCACAAATTGAAACATTACTTAATTATTCCGAAAGGTTTTACAATCGTCAGTTCATTACCAGAGAAAAAGCAAATCATCAAATTTTGGAACGTTTGGAAAAATTGTTGACTGATCATTTTAACAACGAAAATTTAATATCTAAAGGATTACCTACAGTTCAATACGTTGCTGAGAAGTTAAACGTCTCTCCAAATTATTTAAGTAGTTTGCTTAGAACACTGACAGGACAAAACACGCAGCAGCACATTCACGAGAAACTGATAGACAAAGCCAAAGAAAAACTATCTACCTCCGAATTGTCTGTAAGCGAAATTGCCTATGAACTTGGCTTTGAACATTCACAATCATTCAGCAAACTTTTCAGGGCAAAGACGAATTTTTCGCCTTTGGAGTTCAGACGCTCGTTTAACTAAAAATGAACCCTAACCCATGAGCTCCTAACTAAAAACGGATCTCTGTACGTGCTCCCATACGACGCTTCACCATCCAACTTTTCAATCGCTCTTTACAACAGTTGAAACTATTCCATACTTTAAGCAATGTGTTATAGTTTTTTCAGAGAAACCTGGAATCAACTGGTAGCTACCGGATATATAGAGAACTTCATCCATTGCTTTTTCACTTACGATTAAAACCTTTTTGCCATCTTTTGACTAAAACAGTTCGCTATAATTCTCGCGATTGTCGGTTAGTCTCTATGGAGTTTAGTTTCTTTCCTTGAGAGCATTTTAATACTAGCCGTTAGACTATCGGGGATTTTAGAGCAATGCAGGTTGATTTTTTACGGGAAACCAATCCAAAAAACTACATAAATTTGCGCTCATGTAGCTACAAGTTCTTTCACATCAATAAAAAATGCGCTAGATTTAGTACGTTATCTAAAATAGATATAACACAACAAGTTGTGTTATCCGTAAGTTGGGCACAATAATTACAAAAATTCAAAATGAAATATATTTTACTAATAATATCTTTTCTTATTTCTGCTTTGACCTTTGGACAAAAGAAATACGAACCTGCTTGGTATCAAATGGAAAGAGACGGAGAGTATTTAAAAATGGCTAGTCATCTATTATATCAAGTGCAATCAGATTCGACAAGAAATGAGCACGCAGATTATCTACATATTGCTCGGAGTTATGGATATTTAAATGATTATGAAAAAGCAATTTTTTATCTAAATAAATCAATGGATGGTCGCTCAGAAAAAGATGATAAATTATTTTGGTGGTATTATAAAGGAACTTTAGCATTTTTTAAGAGAGATAAAGAAGAACTGGAAGAATATTTAGAAAAACTTGAAGCTAATTACACCCCATATTATGAGAAAAATTTTAGGACTTTAAAATCTTTATATGAGAATTTTGAAAAAGGATATAAAGAGGCTTCTTCATGGAAAAGTTAAACTTAAAAATGAGAATTTTACTCAAAATGAATTTCTAAATTACAATTTAAGCACTCCATTACTGTGCCCAACAGCGGTTAATCTCAAATTACGGGTATTATCGTAAAAAGTGTAATTTTAGAAACCAAGAACCACAAACGTTAAGCCGACAAGTCCGCATCCCTAATCCCGCAACTTGTGATAACCGCAAACCGTTACCCAAAATAGCTCATAATCGAATAGACCCTAAAAATAGAATTAAATCAAATCTAAAAAATAATTTACCGAAATTAAGGACGGAAATAGAATCAATTTAATGTTTATTAAAGCTATTAAAATTAAATTCGCAATTTTGAATTATTATAAAAATGGGTTCTAAAAATACTTTTTTTATTTTATTGACTTCAAAATTAAATAAATATGACATTATCCCAATAGTCTTTTATTTAACTCTTACTGGAATTATTATCAAATTAGTCAATAGTCAGTATCCTGAGGCTAAAGATTTTGTATTTTATTATACTTTTCTCACTCCCATCTTAGTATGTGTATTTAATTATAAATCTCTTCAAAAACTATATTCATATGGCATATGGTTTATTATTTCAATAGCTCAAGTTTTTTTACATTTATATTTATTAGAATTTGAGAGCTTAAACTATAAGAGAGGTAATGCAGCAAACGGATTACAATTAATTTGGATTTTCCTAATTATTCATCAGATTATGAGAGTTATTCATGTAATTATAGTAAAGAGAGAATACAAACCAATATATCTATATAATGCCGGGCCAAAAATTCTAAAAGGAGATCCTGATTATATTCTAAATGCTCCATTATCTATAATTTTCATTTTTTTGTGGATATACTTTTATAATAAATAAAAAATCCTTGGTTAAAAAAATTCAGAAAATAATTTCACTACTTTGGGTAACAATGCGTATGGTCAATTGTGGCTAAATACTTAATCGATATTCGATGTTTTTAGGTATATTTATTTAAATGGACATAACCTGGCTAATCAACCCGCAACTGTCCATATTTGAGACCGTTGGCAATAATTTGAAAAAAATGGAAAAACATTTTGAACTATCCGATTCTGAATTTGAACAGCAGTTTATTATTTGCGAATTAAATCCAGAGATTTTCACTCACGAAGCACATTTGAGATTGACGTGGATAAACATTAAAAAATATGGAATTGAGAAAGCCGAAACTAACATACCACGTCAATTGCGAGAATATATCAAATCGGTTGGGGCAGAAAACAAATATAACACAACTTTGACTTTTGCTGCAATCAAAGTAGTTTATCATTTTATGCTCAAATCTGATTCTATTAGCTTTCAGGAATTTATGATTGAATTTCCAAGACTTAAAAATAATTTTACAGAATTAATGTCTTGTCACTATGGATTTGACATTTATAATTCAGAAAAGGCAAAAATGAAATTCATGGAACCTGATTTACTACCTTTTGATTGAAAGAAAACTATTGCCAAAAAAGTGTAAAAAATAGCGTGGCTGATAGGAAAACCAAAAGGTTCCCCCTTCCGATGAGCTTTGGCTTCTGCCGACAATGGCGTCCTTTTAAACGCCCCATTTTTACACAGCCCGTTGGCGGTAATGCGAAAAAAAATAAAACGTCACACCTACAATGAAAGACAATGACATTAAGAGAATCTCAAGACTGACTGCAATTTTAACCCAACTACAAACACAAAAACTTATTACTTCAACAAGTCTTGCTGAAAAATTTGGGGTAAGTGTTCGAACAATTTATCGCGACATTAGAGCATTAGAAAAAGCAGGAGTGCCTATATTGACCGAAGAAGGGAAAGGATATTCCCTGATGGAGGGTTATAAAATTCCACCAATCATGTTTTCCGAAAACGAGGCAAATGCTTTAATTACAGTTGAACAATTAGTACTTAAAAACAGGGACAGTTCACTTATTAAAGAATATATAAAAGCCATCAATAAAATTAAAGCAGTTCTGCGATATTCCACCAGAGAAAAAACAGAATTGATATCAAAACGAGTTGCTGTTAGTCCTGCAATATCAGGTATAAATACAAGTAATTCGCTCATGTTAATCCAAAATGCGCTGACCAACTTTCAAGCGCTTATTATTACCTATCAAAGTGAAGATGCAAACAAAACAACCGAAAGGCTAATAGAGCCTTTTGCATTGTATTACAGTTTACAAGAGAATTGGACACTCATTGCGTATTGCAGATTAAGAAAGGATTACAGAATGTTTCGGTTGGACAGAATGCTGAAAATTGATCAAACACAATTAAAATTTGCTCCTCATAAGCTCACCTTACAGGAGTATTTGGCAGAAAAAGAAAAAAAGTTCAAGACCCCTGACATACCTGTGTCATAACCTGAAATTACTTTTGCTGCGTAATTAAAAATCTAAAAAAATGAATTTAGTATCCATTCGCATCATTACTGCCGATTTAAACGGTTTGGTAAAATTCTATGAGCAAGTAACAGGTATGCCGGTAGTGCAATACACACCTGATTTTGCCGAGCTGCAAACAAAAACAGCAACTTTAGCTATAGGAAGCACGAGAACATTACAATTTTTTGGTGGAGCAGATGTTGCACAGGCTTCGCAAAACCGCAGTGCTATTATCGAGTTTTTAGTAGATGATGTCGAAAAAGATTATGAACGCTTAGCTGATTTCTTAAAACCTTACATCGTTCAAAAACCAACAACAATGCCTTGGGGAAACAAATCGCTTTTATTCCGTGATCCTGACGGTAATTTAGTTAATTTATTTACACCAGTAACTCCTGAAACAATAAAAAAATTTGAAATTAAAAATTAAGCACTAACCTCAAGCCCAGTGGATGTACTCCGCCATCAAATGACGGAGTGCTCCCCTCCCCCCTTACATACTGGTCTCGTATACGTTACGGCGGTAAGACAATAAAACTTATCGGTTGTAGTACTTGACAAAAAAAATTGATTACGATTTTGAATGAATAAAAAACTGCTTACAATAAATAAGCGCTAATTGGTAGGTATACCCTAACATCAACTCTTTGATGACTGCCGCTAGTCTTTTCTGGAAATTGGTCTATTTTAGCTTATATTTTAACAGTAGCCGTTAGGCTGGGTTGATTTAGGATAAATAACAGTTCTAATGGGACTACAATCCATAAAAATGACTAAAATTTAGACGTATGTAGCTGTAAATACTTTTTAAAAAATAAAAAATGGTTTTAGATTAGTAGCTTCAATAATAGATAAAAAACTTGTCATATCATACCTCCGTTGCACAGCATTTTTAACGAACCCATGAAAATTATTTTTTGCGATAGTGTATGCGATAGTGTAATTGACAATAAAGTAGTCGAACCTGCCTATCAATCTGAATTTGATTCCGCAAAAGAAAGCGGACTTGAAACACAGGTTTTTAGTTTCGAAAAACTGACTGATGGAAATGTGAATGCTACGCTAAAATTCATCGAAAACGATGAATCTAAAGAATATGGAATTTATCATGGCTGGATGACGAAGCCAAAGTTTTACGAGCAATTGTACAATGAACTTTTAAAGAAAAACATTCAGTTAATCCATGATTCGACTGAATATGAATATGGTCATTATTTACCAAACTCTTATAACAAAATTGCGGGAGAAAAACCAAAATCAAATTGGACTAAAGATTTATCAAATGCAAACATCATTGAACTCACCAATGAATTTGGAGATCAACCAATAATCGTAAAAGAGTTTGTAAAATCTGAAAAACACAACTGGAATGATGCTTGTTTTATCCTTAATGCTGCTGACAAAATTAAAGTGAAAAAAATAGTCCACAGATTTTTGGAGCTACGAAGTGATTATCTAAATGAGGAAATTGTTTTTAGAGAATTTGAAGATTTGGAATTTCTGACGGATCACTCAAAAAGTACAATGCCGTTAACAAAAGAATTTAGAATTGTATACTTGAATAAGCATGTAGTTCAAATTTTTAATTATTGGGAAGAAGGAAGTTATGACGCTGAAAAACCAGACATTGATTTCTTTAAAAAGACTGCAAAAAGAATCGATAGCGACTTCTTCACCATGGATGTTGCAAAAAAGAAAAATGGAGGTTGGATAATAATGGAATTAGGAGATGGACAAGTTGCCGGACTTCCTGAGGATGGAAATAGTAATGAATATTACCAACAAATAAAAAACAAAGTTTAAAAATGGCTATAAGTCAGTGCTTATTCTCATTTTACGAAGATCTTTTCGGGGTTTTCAGTTTGTTGTCTATTAGCAGTAGAGTGAAGTGCTAACACTAGCAAGAATTAAGCAATTTAAAACATAATCTATTTATAATTCAAACAAATAATAATGAAAAAACCTATCTATTCAATTTCTCTTTTATCTGCTTTAATTTTGACATTTGGCTGTAGCAATGATTCAGTCTCAGAAGAGTTTGATGATGCTAACGGAGATACTGAAAAAAAATTAATAAGCTCTGTAGCCATAATTTCAGCTCAAGATCCTCAAGACGATAAAACCATTTCATTATCGTATACTTCAGATGGTTCCCTAAATACCATAAATAACGGTATCGAAACTGGTATATTCACTTATAATAATGATGATGAATTAACTAATATTAAAGGAGGAAGTGATAATCTTAATATTTTTGAATTATATGAATCTCCATATAACGCATTTGAGACAGGTAAAGTTCTAGTTTATGACGATAACGGAAACCCTACAAAGATTGAGTTTTATGAAGAAGAATATTATATTGATTCGGATAGCTATGTTACCAAAATTTATACAGCAGATGTCTCTTATGATGATACTCACAATCCTTATTTTTATACTTTAGAGGCTGCTGGTATCATCGAGGTTTTAGATGGTGTACGATTAAACTTTGGCATCCAGCCACAGGTTCCAGAAATTTTAAAGGCAAGGATGTTTTTCCCTGTGAATAACCCCTCTCAGATTATCTATAAAAATGAAGAAGGTGATGTTGTTTATACAATCAATGCCAACTATGTATATGATAATGATAACTATCCAACATCGGCTAAAATAACAAAAGTCTCCATAGAACATTCTGAACAACATACTTATTCTACCATATTTGAATATGTAAACTAACAAAATTACCACAACCGGCGTTCGTGTGGCTATTACAGCTAAATACGAACGCCGTATTGACTGCCGCTAAACTTCTCTGGAAAAATAGCTGTTTTAGCTTAAACTATATTGGACGTTAAGCCTCTGTTTATGAATAGTCACTCGATTATCAAATGTAATGGGCTAACCCGTTCAAAAAACCACTGAAATTTATGTGCACACAGCCACAAATACTTTTAAAACAATAAAAAATCTACTAGATTAGTGTTTTAACTAAAATGGATATAACACAGCTTGTTGTGCTATCCATACGTTGTACACAATACTCCAAAAATGCCGAGAATCAAACTTAAAACTGAAATAAAAGCCGACAGAAATATCGTGTTTGATTTGTCTCGAAGTATCGATTTGCACAAAATATCGACCCGACAAACTAATGAAGAAGCAATCGCTGGAAAAATGAGCGGATTAATTGGAATAAATGAAAGTGTAACTTGGAGAGCTAAACACTTTGGAATCTATCAAAAATTGACTTCCAAAATAACGGAATATGATAGACCGAATTACTTTGCGGACGAAATGGTTAAAGGAGCGTTTGCGGAATTTAAGCACGAACATCACTTTGCGGAATCGAATCGCGGAACATTAATGACTGATTTTTTTGATTACAAATCGCCTTTTGGTATTTTAGGAAAGTTAGCGGACAAGCTGTTTCTTAAAAAATATATGACTGAATTACTAACTGAAAGAAACCGAATTGTAAAAGATTTTGCAGAATCTAACAAATGGAAAGAAGTGATAAAATGAAAATCGGAATTAAAATATTAATCCTATTTCTGATTTTGAATTTGCTTTCTTGCAAAGGAACTGCTCAAGAAACGGATACTAAAAATATCGCTACTGAATTTGACTTCTCAACTATTGAAAAGTTCAGAGAAACGAAGCTTAAAGGTCAAATAATAAATGACTATGGTCGTATTTTCAGTCCTTCAGAGCGGAAAGAACTATCGGATATTATTTATGATTATAACATTGAAACAACTCGACAAATAGTTGTTGTTACAGTTGACAGTATTTCCCCTTATTCCGATATTCAAAAATTTGCGACTGACTTAAGCAATTATTTGGGAGTTGGAGACGCTGAAAAAAACAATGGACTGACAATTGTTATGTGCAATCCTTGTAGAAAAATAGGAATTGCAACTGGAACTGGAACCGAACTGATTTTGACAAACGATATCTGTAAAAAAGTAATTGACCAAACCATAATTCCCGAATTAAAGAATGGTAATTTCTATGTCGGAATTAAAAACGGAGTAATTGATTTAATAGAAAAATGGGAATAAAAGTACTGTGTACAACAAAGCTCTGAGTTAAAAATCAAATCATTTTAGCTCAATTTTGAAATAAAACCTTCATCATAGGGCATTCCGCTTTTTGCAATTGCGAAGGCCTGTTTCAAAAGCTTGTTGGTCACTGCAATCAATGCTAGTTTTTTGCTTTTTCCTTTTCCCACAATCCGCTCATAGATTTCCCTGCAGGCCTTATTTACAGGCTGAAAATGCACATAGGAACAAGAGGTTACGAAGTTTCTGGTTCCCTACCTTACTGATTCTGCTCCGTCCCTTTACACTAGTTCCTGATTGACGTATAGTTGGTGTAATTCCGACATAGCTACATAATTGCCCTGCTTTAGCAAATTTATTAAAGCCATCGGTGATTATGATTAAAAACAAAGCCGTCTTTGTTCCTAGCCCAGGTATCCCTTTTAACAGCGTAAGCTGACCTTGTAGGTCTTGTTTTACTAATAAGAGTAATCGCTCTTCCAAAGCGTTAATCTCCTTGTTCAAGTGTTTTAAATCTCTGGTAAGAGATTGATAAACTACTCTTGAGGGAATGCCTAAAATTTTCTCCCCGTGAAGATTATTTTTTGTAGCGGTACGTTTTTTAGGTAGTTGTCAAGGAGTCGAAAAAGCTGTAAGCACTCTGCCTGTGATTCTGTCAGTGCGTTATAAAGCGGCACTTCATTTACTTTTCCGTACGCACAGATGGCTTTGGCATCGCTCTTGTCCGTTTTAACCTTTGCCAATTTCATTTGGATAAAACGCTTTACTGACAAAGGATTCACTACCGATACGGTAATGCCGTTTTTGAAAAGAAACTGAGCAAGCCTATAGTGATAATAGCCTGTAGCCTCCATTACTACTAGTGATCCAACAGCTATGCTTTTTAAGAATGAAACAAAGCCTTTACTCGTGTTTGAAAACTGGTGGTGTATATCACCTGAATCTACTACATCAAAGACATCTTTACTGATGTCTACCCCATAAATTTTGGTATATTTATTCATATAAAAAAAATGACGAAAGGACAGTCTACTTTGGTTTTACCAACTTAAAAACGAGATCCTGGTCTCAGAGAACTAAACGAAATTAAAGTAGAAAAGAGCGGGGATTATCAATGTTGACGGAATCAAAAGTTCCAACGGTAACCTTAACCTTACTCCGCTCTTTTGTGCTTTCAGGTTAACTATCAAAATTTAGAGAATTTAAACTTCAGTCGGTTCATCTCAAATTACGGGTATTATGGAAAAAGTGTAATTTTAGAAACAAGGAATGAAAATGGTTAAGCCGACAAGTCCGTGTCCCTACTCCCGCAACTTGCGATAGTGTGCCGAGCAAACAATGACCGGCAATAAATAGTCATTGTGAACTATAATTAAGATGGTAGAATCGACCTACCGGTGTCGTCTTATAGGAGAAGGCATCAAACCAACCAAAGATGCTTTGGTAAAGAGCCAAGGTATTGAGCGTTTAGGAAACGGCCAGTCAAGAATTGGTCAGGTATGATTAAGAGAGATGAACAAAAGTGAACCCCTTCTGAGGTGTCGAGAAGTTGCTACATCCTGTCAAAAGCCACGAAGTATCGCACGGGGTTAAAGAGTATAGCAGTTACCTATTTATTGGCTATACGGCAGGCGTCATTCAGGGGGCATGACTCTTATTCAGGCTTAGTTATGGAACTCGGGAACCTGACTATAGATGCTAAGGGAAATACACAATAGGCTCAACCTAGAGGTAGAATACCAATGCTGTTTTCAGGGACGGACTAACCCGTAGTAGCAATGAAGTTCCTGTAATGGGAATAGAGCAAAGGGGTTAGGTTATACAGTTACGTTACATTTAACAACTCAGTTTTGAGGATGACTTTATGCAATGAAACAAAATCAATACCTATAAGCAAAGCTATGATATGGCAAGCTTATAAAAGAGTGCGCGCCAACAAAGGAAGTGCAGGGATCGATACAGTAAGCATTGAGCAATTCGATGAGAGTTTATCAAAGAACCTGTACAAACTTTGGAATCGTATGGCATCGGGAAGTTATTTCCCCCCTGCGGTCAAAGAAGTGGAAATCCCGAAAAAGGATGGTAAAGTCCGTAAATTAGGGATTCCTACGATAAGTGACCGTATCGGGCAAATGGTGGTAAAAATGTACCTGGAGCCCCGTTTAGAAAATGTATTCAATCCAAACTCCTACGGATATAGACCAAACAAAAGTGCCCATCAGGCACTTGAACAGGTCAGGAAAAACTGTTGGAAAATGGATTGGGTTATTGATCTGGACATTAAAGGTTTTTTTGATAACATTGACCATCATAAAATGATGCTTGCTATAGAAAAACACGTTCCTGAAAGATGGGTTAGGTTATATATAGCACGTTGGCTCGCAAGTCCAGTAATGACAAAGTCGGGAAATTTAGTCTCTAACCAGGGAAGAGGAACTCCCCAGGGAGGGGTTATAAGCCCATTACTGGCCAACCTTTTCCTTCACTATGGTTTAGATAAATGGCTGGAACAGAACGACAATACGGTGAAATTCACACGGTATGCCGATGATGTGATTGTGAACTGTAAAAGTCAAAAGCACGCAGAGCAAACACTTGAAGCTATCAAAAGCAGGATGCATCAAATTGGTCTGGAGTTACATCCAGAGAAAACCAAAATTGTATACTGTAGAGATTACCGAAGGCAAGAAAAGTATTCCAATGTGAAGTTTGATTTTCTAGGTTATTCTTATCAACCTAGAACTACAAAATCGAAGAAATCAAACGGACTCTATCTTGGCTTTGATTGCGGCATAAGTATAAGTTCGAGGAAACGAATTGCAGATAAACTTGAAGAATTGAAAGTAGAGCGAATGACTTCTGATCGTATAGTAGGAATTGCTGCCATTCTCAATCCAATGATTAGGGGATGGGTGAACTACTATGGTAAATTTAGAAGGTCAATGCTACACAAAGTCTTCAAGTTATTGAATAATCGAATCGTGAAATGGGCAAGAAAAAGGTATAAACGTTACAAAACCAGTATAAAACGTGCCTATCAATGGTTTGAAAGGATTAAGGAACAATATCCAAAACTATTTTATCATTGGCAGGTGGGATTTGTATGGTAATTTGTAATTTAGATTGTATAACAAGAGCCGTATGATGGGAGACTATCACGTACGGTTCTGTGAGAGGCTTGGGGTGAAATTCCCCTTGTCTACTCGACACCGTAACCGTTGTGTGTAAGCTTGGAAAAAAGCTACGACCGAAAAAATTTCACGATAATGTCCAAAAGCGAAAGCCTTAATTGTCTTTAGAATAAATCAATACTTTTAAAAAATGAAACAGTTTTTATTATTACTACACGAAGACATTGAAAAAATGGAAAATTTATCACCAAAGGAAATGGAAGAATTAGCGAATGCTCATATGACTTGGGCTGAAAAATTAGCTGAATCAGGACATTTAATTTCGGGAGATGGACTACAACAGAAA from Zunongwangia profunda SM-A87 harbors:
- a CDS encoding NADP-dependent oxidoreductase: MKAVIISEFGGTEVLKIQETELPIPMDDEILVKVFASGVNPVDGVIRNGGNDLLRPLLKLPLILGCDAAGIVEEVGTNVTSFKKGDEVFGCPNFPGNGSYAEFVAARATQFAFKPKNISFNEASAVPLTALVAWMGLFELGKLQEGQRVLILGASGGVGNFAVQGAKAKGAYVIATASSGNLEFLKQIGADEVLDYKTQNVEKILQKIDLVFDASPVRDDNERLKSVSVLKNGGIYVTANVDFPFNEKVNKLFAKKNIKGEMVAGQKHEHLQEIAKLIEDGKIKIFLSKVYPLEQVEEAHKESETWHVRGKLVLEVQKKKENDKKN
- a CDS encoding helix-turn-helix domain-containing protein, encoding MTKRIKTIDEFHRLRNFPKPEHPLISVVNFKNAKHLHADKAKSLVLDFYMIALKRVTNGKLKYGQHQYDFNDGIMSFLSPNQVFSIILDNKDEELKQSGWVLFVHPDFLWNTTLGKKISQYEFFDYSVNEALFLSKKEEATINGIIENIRLEYHSNIDKFSKEIIVSQIETLLNYSERFYNRQFITREKANHQILERLEKLLTDHFNNENLISKGLPTVQYVAEKLNVSPNYLSSLLRTLTGQNTQQHIHEKLIDKAKEKLSTSELSVSEIAYELGFEHSQSFSKLFRAKTNFSPLEFRRSFN
- a CDS encoding helix-turn-helix transcriptional regulator → MKDNDIKRISRLTAILTQLQTQKLITSTSLAEKFGVSVRTIYRDIRALEKAGVPILTEEGKGYSLMEGYKIPPIMFSENEANALITVEQLVLKNRDSSLIKEYIKAINKIKAVLRYSTREKTELISKRVAVSPAISGINTSNSLMLIQNALTNFQALIITYQSEDANKTTERLIEPFALYYSLQENWTLIAYCRLRKDYRMFRLDRMLKIDQTQLKFAPHKLTLQEYLAEKEKKFKTPDIPVS
- a CDS encoding VOC family protein; translation: MNLVSIRIITADLNGLVKFYEQVTGMPVVQYTPDFAELQTKTATLAIGSTRTLQFFGGADVAQASQNRSAIIEFLVDDVEKDYERLADFLKPYIVQKPTTMPWGNKSLLFRDPDGNLVNLFTPVTPETIKKFEIKN
- a CDS encoding ATP-grasp domain-containing protein; amino-acid sequence: MKIIFCDSVCDSVIDNKVVEPAYQSEFDSAKESGLETQVFSFEKLTDGNVNATLKFIENDESKEYGIYHGWMTKPKFYEQLYNELLKKNIQLIHDSTEYEYGHYLPNSYNKIAGEKPKSNWTKDLSNANIIELTNEFGDQPIIVKEFVKSEKHNWNDACFILNAADKIKVKKIVHRFLELRSDYLNEEIVFREFEDLEFLTDHSKSTMPLTKEFRIVYLNKHVVQIFNYWEEGSYDAEKPDIDFFKKTAKRIDSDFFTMDVAKKKNGGWIIMELGDGQVAGLPEDGNSNEYYQQIKNKV
- a CDS encoding SRPBCC family protein encodes the protein MPRIKLKTEIKADRNIVFDLSRSIDLHKISTRQTNEEAIAGKMSGLIGINESVTWRAKHFGIYQKLTSKITEYDRPNYFADEMVKGAFAEFKHEHHFAESNRGTLMTDFFDYKSPFGILGKLADKLFLKKYMTELLTERNRIVKDFAESNKWKEVIK
- a CDS encoding TPM domain-containing protein, which encodes MERSDKMKIGIKILILFLILNLLSCKGTAQETDTKNIATEFDFSTIEKFRETKLKGQIINDYGRIFSPSERKELSDIIYDYNIETTRQIVVVTVDSISPYSDIQKFATDLSNYLGVGDAEKNNGLTIVMCNPCRKIGIATGTGTELILTNDICKKVIDQTIIPELKNGNFYVGIKNGVIDLIEKWE
- the ltrA gene encoding group II intron reverse transcriptase/maturase, which encodes MIWQAYKRVRANKGSAGIDTVSIEQFDESLSKNLYKLWNRMASGSYFPPAVKEVEIPKKDGKVRKLGIPTISDRIGQMVVKMYLEPRLENVFNPNSYGYRPNKSAHQALEQVRKNCWKMDWVIDLDIKGFFDNIDHHKMMLAIEKHVPERWVRLYIARWLASPVMTKSGNLVSNQGRGTPQGGVISPLLANLFLHYGLDKWLEQNDNTVKFTRYADDVIVNCKSQKHAEQTLEAIKSRMHQIGLELHPEKTKIVYCRDYRRQEKYSNVKFDFLGYSYQPRTTKSKKSNGLYLGFDCGISISSRKRIADKLEELKVERMTSDRIVGIAAILNPMIRGWVNYYGKFRRSMLHKVFKLLNNRIVKWARKRYKRYKTSIKRAYQWFERIKEQYPKLFYHWQVGFVW